From one Microbacterium aurum genomic stretch:
- a CDS encoding TIGR04028 family ABC transporter substrate-binding protein, giving the protein MSRTTRAVLAAASAVAVAALVVGCSSGGGTPASTAAGEPTTGGTLTYLEPQAWGTLYPPSAGFYPNGGLVNNITDRLLYQNPETLELEPWIATDYTVNDDATEYTFDLRTDVTYSDGTPLTAENVVKNIDLYGKGDTDRALPVSEAINNYDHGEVVDADTVVFRFTAPSPGFAQAVSTINSGLLSDATLDRTSEQFGPGNATEIIGSGPFVVSAEEIGTKTSVKAREDYDWAPASLEHQGRAYLDGIDYVVAAEDSVRVGTVVAGQADIARQIEAPDEAQFTASGLSLVAASTNGVNNGLSFRFREPRLSDIRVRQAIIAGIDRQQIVDTLFTENYPLATGALAKTALGYVDTSSYYAYDPDKASELLDEAGWTLGSDGVREKDGQKLALTFNEALPQPRSKEVVTLIQEQLGKIGIDVELYAGDQAAQTAASADQSVVQVYHSMVGRADFDVLKSQYFSKNRNTLLNFSKADGSVGDQELDTLLQAIASEPTTDERTAASAAAQQYLAENAYILPIFEEPQVFGLTAKVQGFATESVGRPSFYSAWLAN; this is encoded by the coding sequence ATGTCCCGTACCACTCGCGCGGTCCTCGCGGCGGCATCCGCTGTCGCCGTCGCCGCCCTCGTCGTCGGATGCTCGTCCGGCGGCGGCACCCCGGCATCCACCGCCGCCGGCGAACCGACCACCGGCGGCACCCTCACCTACCTCGAGCCGCAGGCGTGGGGCACGCTCTACCCGCCGTCCGCGGGCTTCTACCCCAACGGCGGCCTCGTCAACAACATCACCGACCGGCTGCTGTACCAGAACCCCGAGACGCTCGAGCTCGAGCCGTGGATCGCGACCGACTACACGGTCAACGACGACGCCACCGAGTACACGTTCGACCTGCGGACCGACGTCACCTACTCCGACGGCACGCCGCTGACGGCCGAGAACGTCGTCAAGAACATCGACCTCTACGGCAAGGGCGACACCGACCGCGCCCTCCCCGTCTCCGAAGCGATCAACAACTACGACCACGGTGAGGTGGTGGATGCCGACACCGTCGTGTTCCGCTTCACCGCACCCTCCCCGGGGTTCGCACAGGCCGTGTCGACCATCAACTCCGGTCTGCTCTCCGACGCGACCCTCGACCGCACCAGCGAGCAGTTCGGCCCGGGCAACGCGACCGAGATCATCGGCAGCGGCCCGTTCGTCGTCTCCGCCGAGGAGATCGGCACCAAGACGAGCGTGAAGGCCCGCGAGGACTACGACTGGGCCCCCGCCTCGCTCGAGCACCAGGGCCGCGCCTACCTCGACGGCATCGACTACGTCGTCGCCGCCGAGGACAGCGTCCGCGTCGGCACCGTCGTCGCCGGCCAGGCCGACATCGCCCGCCAGATCGAGGCGCCCGACGAGGCGCAATTCACCGCCTCCGGCCTCTCGCTCGTCGCCGCATCGACCAACGGCGTCAACAACGGCCTCAGCTTCCGCTTCCGCGAGCCGCGCCTGAGCGACATCCGCGTGCGTCAGGCGATCATCGCGGGCATCGACCGGCAGCAGATCGTCGACACCCTCTTCACCGAGAACTACCCGCTCGCGACCGGTGCGCTCGCCAAGACCGCGCTCGGCTACGTCGACACGTCCTCGTACTACGCGTACGACCCCGACAAGGCGTCCGAGCTCCTCGACGAGGCCGGCTGGACCCTCGGATCCGACGGCGTTCGTGAGAAGGACGGCCAGAAGCTGGCGCTCACCTTCAACGAGGCGCTGCCGCAGCCGCGCTCCAAGGAGGTCGTCACCCTCATCCAGGAGCAGCTGGGCAAGATCGGCATCGACGTCGAGCTGTACGCCGGCGACCAGGCGGCGCAGACCGCGGCATCCGCCGACCAGAGCGTCGTGCAGGTCTACCACTCCATGGTCGGCCGCGCTGACTTCGACGTGCTGAAGTCGCAGTACTTCTCGAAGAACCGCAACACGCTGCTGAACTTCAGCAAGGCCGACGGCTCGGTCGGCGACCAGGAGCTCGACACGCTGCTGCAGGCGATCGCCTCCGAGCCCACCACCGACGAGCGCACGGCGGCCTCCGCCGCGGCGCAGCAGTACCTCGCCGAGAACGCCTACATCCTGCCGATCTTCGAGGAGCCGCAGGTGTTCGGTCTCACCGCGAAGGTGCAGGGCTTCGCCACCGAGTCGGTCGGCCGCCCGTCGTTCTACTCCGCCTGGCTCGCGAACTGA
- the treY gene encoding malto-oligosyltrehalose synthase, whose product MTSTPRPRSTYRLQVRAEFDLDAAASVTDYLAALGVDWAYLSPILQSATGSAHGYDVVDPTRVDEARGGAAALTRFVDAARAAGLGILVDIVPNHQGVADPGENPWWWDVLLRGEASPHAAAFDIDWEFGDGRVVLPVLGGDLDEVLAAGEITVAPADAGASDAGARAPFGTARYYDLVLPLAEGTAPQQETTDAAVVRDVLARQHWRWENWRRDAQALNYRRFFTVTSLAGVRVELPEVFDASHVEILRWLREGLVDGLRIDHPDGLADPGGYLDRLAAAAATARSSSERGTPRSLSERGTSETKRPDPSADHRPESPLSHPIPVYVEKILEPGEQLPGWWETEGTTGYDALGEIDRVLTDPGGALVLAQPPQPHESTPHDLPRVGPLTHAPDWHELIARTKREVADTSQAAEVGRIIRAIPDGQGSAFEDDDEARDAIAELLAAFGVYRAYLPAGAEYLAEAVAAASARRPDLAVPIRTVARLIRRDPRGEFATRFMQTTGPVMAKGVEDRAFYRYSRLTSLNEVGGDPSQFSLAPQAFHDAFARRQASWPHALTTLTTHDTKRSEDTRARITVIAEVAERWVATLNDLRAIASTGDRSLDDLLWQAVVGAWSEDPALPERLHAYAEKAAREGGVGTSWEDPDADFETRVHALIDAAFGAARPTIETIVAAVAGPGRSNALSAKLLQVAGPGVPDVYQGTELWDHSLVDPDNRRPVDFAARRALLARLDEGWLPGVDDEGADAGAAKLLVTSRTLRLRRDRPDLFTRYTPLEAVGAASAHAIGFDRGGAIAVATRLPVGLAAAGGWRDTAMLVPSGRWRDAFTGAEFDGGGVPLAALLARYPVALLTAAD is encoded by the coding sequence GTGACCTCGACGCCCCGACCCCGCTCGACGTATCGCCTGCAGGTGCGGGCGGAGTTCGATCTGGATGCCGCGGCATCCGTCACCGACTACCTCGCCGCGCTCGGGGTCGACTGGGCGTACCTGTCGCCGATCCTGCAGTCGGCCACGGGCTCCGCGCACGGGTACGACGTCGTCGACCCGACGCGCGTCGACGAGGCGCGCGGGGGAGCGGCGGCGCTGACCCGGTTCGTCGACGCGGCCCGGGCGGCGGGTCTCGGCATCCTCGTCGACATCGTGCCGAACCATCAGGGCGTGGCCGATCCGGGGGAGAACCCGTGGTGGTGGGACGTGCTGCTGCGCGGAGAGGCGTCGCCACACGCCGCCGCGTTCGACATCGACTGGGAGTTCGGCGACGGGCGGGTCGTGCTGCCCGTCCTGGGCGGCGACCTGGACGAGGTGCTCGCGGCCGGTGAGATCACGGTGGCGCCGGCGGATGCCGGGGCATCGGATGCCGGGGCGCGCGCGCCCTTCGGGACGGCGCGGTACTACGACCTCGTGCTGCCGTTGGCCGAGGGGACGGCGCCGCAGCAGGAGACGACGGATGCCGCGGTCGTGCGCGACGTGCTCGCCCGCCAGCACTGGCGGTGGGAGAACTGGCGACGGGATGCGCAGGCTCTGAACTACCGGCGATTCTTCACGGTGACCTCGCTCGCGGGGGTGCGCGTGGAGCTGCCTGAAGTGTTCGACGCGTCGCACGTCGAGATCCTGCGGTGGCTGCGCGAGGGGCTCGTGGACGGTCTGCGCATCGACCACCCCGACGGTCTCGCTGACCCCGGCGGCTACCTCGACCGCCTCGCCGCCGCGGCGGCCACCGCCCGGTCGTCGAGCGAGCGAGGAACCCCCCGGTCGTTGAGCGAGCGAGGAACGAGCGAGACGAAACGCCCCGACCCCTCCGCCGATCATCGCCCCGAGTCCCCCCTGTCCCACCCGATCCCCGTCTACGTCGAGAAGATCCTCGAGCCCGGCGAGCAGCTGCCCGGCTGGTGGGAGACCGAGGGCACGACCGGGTACGACGCGCTCGGGGAGATCGATCGGGTGCTCACCGACCCCGGCGGCGCGCTGGTGCTCGCCCAGCCGCCGCAGCCGCACGAATCCACGCCGCACGACCTCCCGCGCGTCGGTCCACTGACCCATGCACCCGACTGGCACGAGCTGATCGCCCGGACCAAGCGCGAGGTCGCCGACACGTCACAGGCCGCGGAGGTGGGCCGGATCATTCGGGCGATCCCCGACGGTCAGGGCAGCGCGTTCGAGGACGACGACGAGGCGCGCGACGCGATTGCCGAGCTCCTCGCCGCGTTCGGGGTCTACCGCGCGTATCTGCCCGCGGGGGCGGAGTACCTCGCGGAGGCGGTGGCCGCGGCATCCGCCCGCCGGCCCGACCTCGCGGTGCCGATCCGCACCGTGGCGCGCCTCATCCGCCGCGATCCGCGCGGCGAGTTCGCGACGCGGTTCATGCAGACGACCGGGCCGGTGATGGCCAAGGGCGTCGAGGACCGGGCGTTCTACCGCTACAGCCGGCTGACGTCGCTGAACGAGGTCGGCGGCGACCCGTCGCAGTTCTCGCTTGCGCCGCAGGCGTTCCACGACGCGTTCGCGCGGCGGCAGGCGTCGTGGCCGCACGCGCTGACGACGCTGACCACCCACGACACGAAGCGGTCGGAGGACACCCGCGCCCGCATCACCGTCATTGCCGAGGTGGCGGAGCGGTGGGTGGCGACCCTCAACGACCTGCGGGCGATCGCGTCGACCGGCGACAGGTCCCTCGACGACCTGCTGTGGCAGGCGGTCGTGGGGGCGTGGTCCGAGGACCCCGCCCTGCCGGAGCGGCTGCACGCCTACGCCGAGAAGGCGGCGCGCGAGGGCGGCGTCGGCACGAGCTGGGAAGACCCGGATGCCGACTTCGAGACGCGCGTCCACGCGTTGATCGACGCCGCGTTCGGCGCGGCGCGGCCGACGATCGAGACGATCGTCGCAGCGGTGGCCGGCCCCGGGCGCTCGAACGCGCTGTCGGCAAAGCTGCTCCAGGTGGCCGGTCCCGGCGTGCCGGATGTGTATCAGGGCACCGAGCTGTGGGACCACTCCCTCGTCGACCCCGACAACCGCCGCCCGGTCGATTTCGCGGCTCGCCGCGCGCTCCTAGCGCGCCTCGACGAGGGGTGGCTGCCGGGGGTCGACGACGAGGGGGCGGATGCCGGTGCCGCGAAGCTTCTCGTCACCTCGCGCACGCTGCGGCTGCGCCGCGACCGCCCGGACCTCTTCACGCGGTACACGCCGCTCGAGGCGGTGGGCGCGGCATCCGCTCACGCGATCGGCTTCGACCGCGGCGGGGCGATCGCCGTCGCGACGCGCCTGCCGGTCGGGCTCGCCGCCGCCGGCGGCTGGCGCGATACGGCCATGCTCGTGCCCTCAGGACGCTGGCGCGACGCATTCACCGGCGCCGAGTTCGACGGCGGTGGAGTGCCGTTGGCCGCGCTGCTGGCGCGGTACCCCGTCGCGCTGCTCACCGCCGCCGACTGA
- a CDS encoding alkylhydroperoxidase domain protein: protein MTVVTDYPDLARPDAFTQQGLGWVPWLAPVAEEELTDLQRDALIEPARAKMPYFRLLARDPEALRARTLTDLDIFFNVDGGIGRAERELAAAATSRRNGCVFCASVHAAAATRESGRRDDVQRLLDEGVDADLGDETWNAVVAASVALADTPLDFGADDIARLRGVGLGDAEIVDVIGGAAFFNWANRLMLSLGEPEVPARRAGEGVAA, encoded by the coding sequence ATGACCGTCGTCACCGACTACCCCGACCTCGCCCGTCCCGACGCGTTCACGCAGCAGGGCCTCGGCTGGGTGCCGTGGCTGGCCCCCGTTGCAGAGGAGGAGCTCACCGACCTCCAGCGCGATGCCCTCATCGAGCCGGCGCGCGCCAAGATGCCCTACTTCCGGCTGCTCGCGCGCGACCCCGAGGCGCTGCGTGCGCGCACCCTCACCGACCTCGACATCTTCTTCAACGTCGACGGCGGCATCGGCCGCGCCGAGCGCGAACTGGCCGCGGCGGCCACCTCGCGCCGCAACGGCTGCGTCTTCTGCGCGTCGGTGCACGCCGCCGCCGCGACCCGCGAGTCGGGGCGCCGCGACGACGTGCAGCGGCTGCTCGACGAGGGCGTCGACGCCGATCTGGGCGACGAGACGTGGAACGCGGTGGTCGCGGCATCCGTCGCCCTCGCGGACACCCCGCTGGACTTCGGGGCCGACGACATCGCGCGGCTGCGCGGCGTGGGCCTCGGCGACGCGGAGATCGTCGACGTCATCGGCGGTGCGGCGTTCTTCAACTGGGCGAATCGCCTCATGCTCTCCCTCGGCGAGCCCGAGGTGCCGGCGCGCCGCGCCGGCGAGGGGGTGGCCGCATGA
- a CDS encoding CMD domain protein, with the protein MTTDIIDLLAGISPGDALDAVRDQRPQARENAQRSFEALLEPADPGTFPLAERYAVAAFTARLHAFAEATAFYDDLLADEAPELAAAVVTAASAAATSGPYGDYREPGLAAESRAGLRWAPDAETIAAAGPRLAAALAHTHLLVFRPREARPDALQELTDAGWSPDDIVSLSQLVAFLSFQLRLAWGLRALAAASVPALATSATAATEGA; encoded by the coding sequence ATGACCACCGACATCATCGATCTGCTCGCCGGGATCTCGCCCGGCGACGCCCTCGACGCGGTGCGCGACCAGCGCCCGCAGGCCCGCGAGAACGCCCAGCGCAGCTTCGAGGCCCTGCTCGAACCGGCCGACCCCGGCACCTTCCCGCTCGCCGAGCGGTACGCGGTCGCCGCGTTCACGGCCCGCCTGCACGCGTTCGCCGAGGCGACCGCGTTCTACGACGACCTGCTCGCCGACGAGGCGCCGGAGCTCGCCGCCGCGGTCGTGACCGCGGCATCCGCCGCCGCGACGAGCGGCCCCTACGGCGACTACCGCGAGCCGGGGCTCGCCGCGGAGTCCCGTGCGGGGCTGCGCTGGGCGCCGGATGCCGAGACCATCGCCGCCGCAGGTCCCCGGCTGGCCGCGGCGCTCGCCCACACCCACCTGCTCGTCTTCCGTCCGCGCGAGGCGCGCCCCGATGCCCTGCAAGAGCTGACGGACGCCGGGTGGAGCCCCGACGACATCGTCTCGCTGTCGCAGCTCGTCGCGTTCCTGAGCTTCCAGCTGCGGCTCGCGTGGGGCCTGCGCGCGCTCGCCGCGGCATCCGTCCCCGCGCTCGCCACCTCGGCCACCGCGGCCACCGAAGGAGCCTGA
- a CDS encoding ABC transporter permease: MSYVLHRAGQALLVLALAYTGAYLLLAALPGDAIIARYANPDLGLTDAQIQAIREALGADQPLIVQYVKSIAGFLTGDFGYSVASGAAVSDLIATALPATLTLAVLGLGLAIFLGVVIAFTATYGRGTWLRRFFRGLPPFFVSLPVFWIGIILIQIFSFRLGLVPVIGANPVQALILPVITLSIPIAAPLAQVLMRSIDEVREQPFVTVVRARGASTSWLLWRNVARNALLPTLTMAGLLFGELVGGAVVTETVFARPGIGQLTAQAVANRDTPVLLAVVVISTVAFVAINLIVDLLYPVLDARLRTPRAAKAVRADPIGVPA, from the coding sequence ATGTCGTACGTTCTGCACCGCGCCGGGCAGGCGCTGCTCGTGCTGGCGCTGGCCTACACCGGCGCCTACCTGCTGTTGGCCGCCCTCCCCGGCGACGCCATCATCGCGCGGTACGCCAACCCCGACCTCGGCCTCACCGACGCGCAGATCCAGGCGATCCGCGAGGCCCTCGGCGCCGACCAGCCGCTGATCGTCCAGTACGTGAAATCTATCGCCGGGTTCCTCACCGGCGACTTCGGCTACTCGGTCGCCAGCGGCGCCGCCGTCTCCGACCTCATCGCGACGGCGCTTCCGGCGACCCTCACCCTCGCCGTGCTGGGACTGGGGCTCGCGATCTTCCTCGGCGTCGTCATCGCCTTCACCGCGACCTACGGGCGCGGCACGTGGCTGCGGCGCTTCTTCCGCGGGCTGCCGCCGTTCTTCGTGTCGCTGCCGGTGTTCTGGATCGGCATCATCCTCATCCAGATCTTCTCGTTCCGCCTCGGCCTCGTGCCGGTCATCGGCGCCAACCCGGTGCAGGCGCTCATCCTGCCGGTGATCACCCTGTCGATCCCGATCGCCGCGCCTCTCGCGCAGGTGCTCATGCGCTCGATCGACGAGGTGCGCGAGCAGCCGTTCGTGACGGTCGTGCGCGCCCGCGGCGCCAGCACGTCGTGGCTGCTGTGGCGCAACGTCGCGCGCAACGCGCTCCTGCCGACCCTCACGATGGCGGGGCTCCTCTTCGGCGAGCTCGTCGGCGGCGCCGTCGTCACCGAGACGGTGTTCGCACGCCCGGGCATCGGGCAGCTGACGGCGCAGGCCGTCGCGAACCGCGACACCCCCGTGCTGCTTGCGGTCGTGGTCATCTCGACCGTCGCCTTCGTCGCGATCAACCTCATCGTCGACCTGCTCTACCCCGTGCTCGATGCCCGCCTGCGCACGCCCCGCGCCGCGAAAGCCGTGCGCGCCGACCCGATCGGAGTCCCGGCATGA
- a CDS encoding putative FMN-dependent luciferase-like monooxygenase, with protein sequence MSGPRLGFFTRLLEDASAADRYRFALEQIDQAERSGFASAWIAQHHFGEDEGGLPSPFVLLAAAAERTSRIALATGVVTLPIDDPLRVAEDAAVLDQLSGGRVQLGLATGGTPSSFAAFGRESDRRREIFAEHLEVLLDALGGRGIRGTDSRIYPAAGDLDQRIWQATFSADGGRRAGERGDGLLLSRTQPRPADAPDAPLHDLQLPIIEAYREALPDGAPVRVLASRTALVVDPENRTRALELADAGLRRLAETMFGLDTTGLGIDELARVTDTHVGTVEEVVASLARDETLAAVSDVSFQVHSIAATHELTLRSLQLLADEVAPRLGFATGPQAAADLHHAHRTLVTASSEGLS encoded by the coding sequence ATGAGTGGACCCAGGCTCGGGTTCTTCACCCGGCTGCTCGAGGACGCGTCCGCCGCCGACCGCTACCGCTTCGCGCTGGAGCAGATCGATCAGGCCGAGCGCAGCGGGTTCGCGTCGGCGTGGATCGCGCAGCACCACTTCGGCGAAGACGAGGGCGGCCTGCCGTCGCCGTTCGTGCTGCTGGCCGCCGCCGCCGAGCGCACGAGCCGCATCGCGCTGGCGACCGGCGTCGTCACCCTCCCGATCGACGATCCGCTGCGCGTCGCCGAAGACGCCGCCGTCCTCGACCAGCTGAGCGGCGGGCGGGTGCAGCTGGGGCTGGCGACGGGGGGCACTCCGTCGTCGTTCGCGGCGTTCGGGCGCGAGTCCGACCGCCGTCGCGAGATCTTCGCCGAACATCTCGAGGTGCTGCTCGACGCGCTGGGGGGTCGCGGCATCCGCGGCACCGACTCGCGCATCTATCCCGCCGCCGGCGACCTCGACCAGCGCATCTGGCAGGCGACGTTCTCGGCCGACGGCGGCCGGCGCGCCGGCGAACGCGGCGACGGCCTGCTGCTCTCGCGCACGCAGCCCCGCCCCGCGGACGCGCCCGACGCGCCGCTGCACGACCTGCAGCTGCCCATCATCGAGGCCTACCGCGAAGCGCTGCCCGACGGGGCGCCGGTGCGCGTGCTCGCCTCGCGCACCGCGCTGGTCGTCGACCCCGAGAACCGCACCCGCGCCCTCGAGCTCGCCGACGCGGGCCTGCGGCGCCTCGCCGAGACGATGTTCGGGCTCGACACCACCGGCCTCGGCATCGACGAGCTCGCCCGCGTCACCGACACCCACGTCGGCACCGTCGAGGAGGTGGTCGCCTCGCTCGCTCGCGACGAGACCCTCGCCGCCGTCAGCGACGTGTCGTTCCAGGTGCACTCCATCGCCGCGACCCACGAGCTGACGCTGCGCTCGCTGCAGCTGCTCGCCGACGAGGTCGCCCCGCGGCTCGGGTTCGCGACAGGACCGCAGGCCGCCGCCGACCTCCACCACGCGCACCGCACCCTCGTCACCGCCTCATCGGAAGGACTGTCATGA
- a CDS encoding dipeptide ABC transporter ATP-binding protein, protein MTAPLLSIRDLAVQYRTRRGPVDAVRGVSFDVEAGKVTALVGESGSGKSTVAQSVIGLLAANGHVAAGSIELNERTDGLTPLVGLSEKRWRHLRGRCIALIPQDPGNSLNPVTTIGSSVSEALRIHGWHDARKIQARVIDLLDRVGIDDPELRARQHPHELSGGMRQRVLIAAALALEPELIIADEPTSALDVTVQRTVLDLLDTLREESGTGILFITHDLAVAADRSHEIVVMRGGQVQEKGATADVLAAPAADYTRTLLADAPSLASVVERTPPVVDAAARPLVEVTGLRQEFRRAGRDPLVAVDDVSFTIARGTTHALVGESGSGKTTTGRSIAGFNRPTAGSIRVEDAEVTALRGSRARRAFHRSTQLVYQNPYASLDPRQSIAAILAEPLRNYGLGTRAERAERVAHHLELVSLAPEIGARHPRELSGGQRQRVAIARALIVEPELVVLDEAVSALDVTVQAQILRLLARLQSELGLTYVFISHDLAVVRQIADTVSVLQRGRQVEHGTARAVFDAPQHPYTQQLLAAIPGASLRGGGPATGTGATDHTGQSPAQKEEVPA, encoded by the coding sequence ATGACCGCGCCCCTGCTGTCGATCCGCGACCTCGCCGTGCAGTACCGTACCCGTCGCGGCCCGGTCGACGCCGTCCGCGGCGTCTCGTTCGACGTCGAGGCCGGCAAGGTCACCGCCCTCGTCGGCGAGTCCGGCTCCGGCAAGTCCACCGTCGCGCAGTCGGTCATCGGCCTGCTCGCCGCCAACGGCCACGTCGCCGCCGGCAGCATCGAGCTGAACGAGCGGACCGATGGGCTCACCCCGCTCGTCGGCCTGTCCGAGAAGCGCTGGCGCCACCTGCGCGGACGCTGCATCGCCCTCATCCCGCAGGATCCCGGCAACTCGCTGAACCCCGTCACCACGATCGGCTCGAGCGTCTCCGAGGCCCTCCGCATCCACGGCTGGCACGATGCCCGCAAGATCCAGGCGCGCGTGATCGACCTGCTCGACCGCGTGGGCATCGACGATCCCGAGCTGCGCGCCCGGCAGCATCCGCACGAGCTCTCCGGAGGCATGCGCCAGCGGGTGCTCATCGCCGCGGCGCTCGCCCTCGAGCCCGAGCTCATCATCGCCGACGAGCCCACCAGCGCGCTCGACGTCACGGTGCAGCGCACGGTCCTCGACCTGCTGGACACGCTGCGAGAGGAGAGCGGCACCGGCATCCTGTTCATCACGCACGACCTCGCCGTCGCCGCCGACCGCTCCCACGAGATCGTCGTCATGCGCGGCGGCCAGGTGCAGGAGAAGGGCGCCACGGCCGACGTGCTCGCCGCGCCCGCCGCCGACTACACGCGCACCCTCCTCGCCGACGCCCCGTCGCTCGCGAGCGTCGTGGAGCGCACCCCTCCCGTCGTGGATGCCGCCGCCCGCCCCCTCGTCGAGGTCACGGGGCTCCGGCAGGAGTTCCGTCGCGCCGGGCGCGACCCGCTCGTCGCCGTCGACGACGTCTCGTTCACGATCGCCCGCGGCACCACCCACGCCCTCGTCGGCGAGTCCGGCTCGGGCAAGACGACGACCGGGCGCAGCATCGCCGGGTTCAACCGACCCACCGCCGGATCGATCCGGGTGGAGGATGCCGAGGTCACCGCGCTCCGCGGCAGCCGAGCGCGCCGCGCGTTCCACCGCAGCACCCAGCTCGTCTACCAGAACCCGTACGCGTCGCTCGACCCCCGGCAGAGCATCGCCGCGATCCTCGCGGAGCCGCTGCGCAACTACGGGCTGGGCACGCGCGCCGAGAGGGCGGAGCGTGTGGCGCACCACCTCGAGCTCGTCTCGCTCGCCCCGGAGATCGGGGCACGGCATCCGCGGGAGCTCTCCGGCGGTCAGCGCCAGCGCGTCGCGATCGCCCGCGCCCTCATCGTCGAACCTGAGCTCGTCGTGCTCGACGAGGCCGTGTCGGCCCTCGACGTCACGGTGCAGGCGCAGATTCTGCGGCTGCTCGCGCGCCTGCAGTCAGAGCTCGGCCTCACGTACGTGTTCATCTCCCACGACCTCGCCGTCGTGCGGCAGATCGCCGACACCGTCTCGGTGCTCCAGCGCGGTCGCCAGGTCGAGCACGGCACCGCGCGCGCGGTGTTCGACGCGCCGCAGCACCCGTACACGCAGCAACTGCTGGCCGCGATCCCCGGCGCCTCGCTGCGCGGTGGCGGGCCCGCCACCGGCACCGGCGCCACCGACCACACCGGGCAGAGCCCGGCTCAGAAGGAAGAGGTACCCGCATGA
- a CDS encoding VOC family protein, producing the protein MSIPTLLDHIVIAGPDLQDLVDWFAERTGVVAAPGGAHPTGTANALVALTIDGARGPQYIELIGPNPRRSEPELPATFGISGLREPRVQAYAVHPDDIEATVAAARARGYDPGDVSDLSRRTPDGTLLQWRLTRGEDRRLDVPFLIDWGATAQPGLGDIPTIELVSFVRVEPDPEPLQRVLDAYGLGDGAAEVVAAAPGEAAGFRLTLRTADGAVVEL; encoded by the coding sequence ATGAGCATCCCCACGCTTCTCGACCACATCGTCATCGCCGGGCCCGACCTGCAAGACCTCGTGGACTGGTTCGCCGAGCGCACCGGTGTCGTCGCCGCGCCCGGCGGGGCGCATCCGACCGGAACGGCGAACGCGCTCGTCGCGCTGACGATCGACGGCGCCCGCGGTCCGCAGTACATCGAGCTCATCGGGCCGAACCCGCGCCGGTCCGAGCCCGAGCTGCCCGCGACGTTCGGGATCAGCGGGTTGCGGGAGCCGCGCGTGCAGGCCTACGCCGTCCATCCCGACGACATCGAGGCGACCGTCGCGGCCGCCCGCGCGCGCGGCTACGATCCGGGTGACGTCAGCGACCTGTCGCGGCGCACCCCCGACGGCACGCTGCTGCAGTGGCGGCTCACGCGCGGGGAGGACCGGCGCCTGGACGTCCCCTTCCTCATCGACTGGGGCGCGACGGCGCAGCCCGGACTCGGCGACATCCCCACGATCGAGCTCGTCTCGTTCGTGCGGGTCGAGCCCGACCCGGAGCCGCTGCAGCGGGTGCTGGACGCGTATGGTCTGGGCGACGGCGCGGCCGAGGTCGTCGCCGCAGCCCCTGGGGAGGCCGCGGGCTTCCGCCTGACCCTCCGCACCGCCGACGGGGCGGTCGTCGAGCTGTGA
- a CDS encoding ABC transporter permease → MTALASLRLPTRAPGGARADGRRALLQPGVLIPLVVLALAVLWAVAPGLFTSQSPTETVAPSLLAPSAEHWFGTDATGRDLYARVVYGASQSIIGAIVAVAVGLVVGTALGVTAGAVGGALDEVLMRLVDVLLAIPGLLLSLSVVILLGFGTTNAAIAVGVTSIAVFARLARSRVVSVRVSDFVEAAYGSGGTFFGVLWRHVLPNSLTPVIALAALQLGSAILQISTLGFLGYGAPPPTPEWGLLIAEGRNYVATAWWLTVLPGAVVVLVVLATNRLSQAIGRKDAA, encoded by the coding sequence ATGACCGCCCTCGCCTCGCTCCGGCTCCCCACGCGGGCCCCCGGCGGCGCCCGCGCCGACGGCCGGCGCGCCCTGCTGCAGCCGGGTGTGCTCATCCCGCTCGTCGTGCTCGCCCTCGCGGTGCTCTGGGCGGTGGCGCCGGGTCTGTTCACGTCGCAGAGCCCCACCGAGACCGTCGCGCCGTCCCTCCTCGCCCCGAGCGCCGAGCACTGGTTCGGCACCGACGCCACGGGGCGCGACCTCTATGCCCGCGTCGTCTACGGCGCCTCGCAGTCGATCATCGGCGCAATCGTCGCCGTCGCCGTCGGCCTCGTCGTCGGCACCGCGCTGGGCGTGACGGCGGGCGCCGTCGGCGGCGCGCTCGACGAGGTGCTCATGCGCCTCGTCGACGTGCTGCTGGCGATTCCCGGGCTGCTGCTGTCGCTCAGCGTCGTCATCCTGCTCGGGTTCGGCACCACCAACGCCGCGATCGCCGTCGGCGTGACCTCGATCGCCGTCTTCGCGCGCCTCGCACGCTCCCGCGTCGTGAGCGTGCGCGTCAGCGATTTCGTCGAGGCCGCGTACGGCTCGGGTGGCACGTTCTTCGGCGTGCTGTGGCGCCACGTGCTCCCCAACTCGCTCACTCCCGTCATCGCGCTCGCCGCCCTGCAGCTGGGGTCGGCGATCCTGCAGATCTCGACCCTCGGCTTCCTCGGGTACGGTGCGCCGCCGCCCACCCCGGAGTGGGGACTGCTCATCGCCGAGGGCCGCAACTACGTCGCGACGGCGTGGTGGCTGACGGTGCTCCCGGGCGCCGTCGTGGTGCTCGTCGTCCTCGCCACGAACCGCCTCAGCCAGGCGATCGGCCGAAAGGATGCCGCATGA